The following nucleotide sequence is from Aedes aegypti strain LVP_AGWG chromosome 3, AaegL5.0 Primary Assembly, whole genome shotgun sequence.
aaatataaacttgaacataattcacgttttgcagttgctatttgggttgaaagttcatatagagaatgttatgcctttatttttcaagacAGGACTGCACCAAGCTCATATTTTCgcgcattttttttcaaacaaaatttgtaaattttgatatGCAAAGTAAAGTATATATTAAAACATacatgttgcgatgaaaaaagaTGCTGGTTTGAAAATCCATTTGGGACTGTTATGCTTTTATAAGCAGTACATGActtaataaaatgaataagctgtcaaagagatttttttacttttgaaccagtatcaaaaatatttcatgattttcatGTTTCTGGGAGGGGGTGGTTGATTTTGTTGAAGGAAAGTTACAATGTGCGaatatatttctgaaaaattgtgttTGCAATAAATTTGCAAAAGCAATAAACACAATGGCTAATCAATTTCTGTGATAATACTAAGAGCAGCACATAATCAATGCTGAAGCCTGCACAGATAAGTCGTCACATTTCAATAATACTATAAAACTGTTGATAATTACCCGACTCAGCTCAGTATTGCCTGATATCAATATGGGAAAAATGAGGTTTTGGTGCTCACTGGGTTTGCTGATGCTGATAGTTGGAATAGCGGTTGCACATTCTAGTGAAGAGTGCGACGATAGCCACGAGTCATGTCATGGACCAGGAGATGGAGGAAATAATGGCGGTGGAGGTGATAATAATACAGGAGGGGAAAGTGGTGAAAAAGGCGACTCGGAACGTCCCAGCCGCTGCAAAAATAAGCCGGACGGTACCCTTCTACCGTCGTATGATTGTAGCATGTTCATAGTTTGCGAGGGAGAAAAAGAACTTGAAGAGGATTGTCGTCCAGCGGGAACAATGTTCGATCCCGAACGAGAAGTTTGTGATTACCCGGAAAATGTCAAGTGCTGGGAAGGTGACTTATGCGCCGGGAAATCTGACGGCGCAGTTGTACCTTCGGATGATTGTCAATATTTCATCGTTTGCAATGATGGACGTCTCGGTGACGAATACAAATGTGTCCCGGACGGTACCCTTTTTGATTATCAACGTGGAGTGTGTGATTACCCAGACAATGTAATATGTTGGGGATCTGAAGGCCCAAATACATGTGAAGGAAGGCCTGATGGTGCGTTAGCTCCAGCTATTGATTGTTCAAAGTATGTTGTTTGCCAAGGTGGAGAAAAAGGCGAAGAAGTACAATGCTTACCGGAAGGAACCGTTTTCGATCACATCCGAGAAGTGTGTGATTATCCAGAAAACGCAATATGCTGGGAAGCAGGTGGGGGTGGAAGCGGTGGCGGATCCAATGCTACGACCGCTCTTCCTCCAACAAGGCCTCCTCTTGATGgggaaattccaaaagatatTTGTAAGGGAATCATTATCGATATTTTGCCTCACCCTACAGATTGCACAAAATACATTGTATGTGTTATGGGGCAACCCACTGTCGAATCTTGCGACGAAGACGAAATTTTCTACCCCTCTATTGGTGTCTGTGGATATGGTAATACTGAAACTTGTGAAGGCGACGAAAAGTGGCTGATGAGTTATCTCACAGAACATAACATAAAGTCTACCGTTTGAGTAAGATAAGCAACATTTAATTTCATTAACGCTGCAAATTTAGAGCACCCGCAAGATGATAAATTGCTACTAAACCCCTGAACTTATCTAGCACGTATACATTGTGAATAAtagtacatgaaaaaactctTCCAATGATTTCTTTTTATGCCAAAACCTCAATCCCATCTCATTCAGTAACAGCTCCTCGAGTGTTCAAGATGAATGCCaaatttttagttattttgaCCATCGCTCTACTGGCAGCATCTTGCAATGCTGATAGTAAAGAAAAGGGCAAAGGACCCCACAAAAGCTCTAAAGAATCAGGTGAATCCATAGAAAGAAAAGATTCTGCCGAATCCTTCGAAGAAAAGCCAAAATTTCGTCCTGAGAGTACTGCTGCCGTAACACCCGAAACTTCTACAAGTCCACAGGAGTCTAGTCCGCCAGTTCCGAATTCCACAGAAGAAACCGAAGATACTACCGTGGACACCACAGCCGAAACTACCGTTGAACCTGATGTAGAAACTACCGAGGAACCTATTGCTGAAACTTCTACCGTCGAGCAGCCAACAACAGTGTCAATCTCAGAAGCTGAACTGAAAGCTCTTTGCAAAGGGCAGTTGATGGGTCTGAAACACTACCCAGGAGACTGTTCCCGTTATGTTGTTTGCGCTCTTGGACGACTAGTTGGCGAATACAGCTGTGAGCTTAACAATGTCAACCATATACTTGGAATCTGTGCCTGCTGACTTGATATGTGTGGAAATAACCGGCGAATGGAAACGTGATCGATTATAAGCTTTTTAAATAGATATCAATTTGACTACTAGGTATGTGTCTattaattccgaaaaaaaaacctttgtcgCAAATTGTGTCCACATGTTTACAAATGTATTTTACctcgtttttattttaaaagctACAAGCGTATTCCGTTTGTGTACTTTTCCGATTTGGTAATTATACTATGTATTCTTTtgattaatttcaaaaaattatcttAGGACATTTTCAAATATAGACTCATTCGCACCTACGCCATTGCTCGAAAATGATTGCCTATAAtgaataattaatttgaaaGACCAATTACCGGTATTTTTACTTATTACAAAACAATAATCAGGTATATTTTattgaattgaatgaaatattcGCATACTATATGAAGGCTAGGACAGCTCCATTTGGCTGTGACAAACACTAGAAAGTTAAAAACGATCGTTCTTCACAATACTATTTTGtgtaaaggatttttttttctttggaataaccaaggaataaaaatatttaacaaGTATTATACATAATCGGCTTACCCGAGTAGAGACGAATAACTCTTATCTGTGCCTACCAGTGGTATTATTTTGGTGTTGTTATGGTATTGTAAATATCGTTGAAAATGTTTGATATATTGAGgtacaattgaaaaaaaaatcatttctgtatgaaaatttatcattgaggtattgcaatacctgagT
It contains:
- the LOC5575310 gene encoding uncharacterized protein LOC5575310, coding for MGKMRFWCSLGLLMLIVGIAVAHSSEECDDSHESCHGPGDGGNNGGGGDNNTGGESGEKGDSERPSRCKNKPDGTLLPSYDCSMFIVCEGEKELEEDCRPAGTMFDPEREVCDYPENVKCWEGDLCAGKSDGAVVPSDDCQYFIVCNDGRLGDEYKCVPDGTLFDYQRGVCDYPDNVICWGSEGPNTCEGRPDGALAPAIDCSKYVVCQGGEKGEEVQCLPEGTVFDHIREVCDYPENAICWEAGGGGSGGGSNATTALPPTRPPLDGEIPKDICKGIIIDILPHPTDCTKYIVCVMGQPTVESCDEDEIFYPSIGVCGYGNTETCEGDEKWLMSYLTEHNIKSTV